In Roseivirga misakiensis, a single genomic region encodes these proteins:
- a CDS encoding hydroxymethylglutaryl-CoA reductase, with protein sequence MNFIPKSLLKKLYTRGSLTKADEGFVFNIKNRLIDVHLEGLSQLAVEGTEIQKDQIFADLGDGKWLSVEEINQQNGFGLKLGKSFNVLVASQLNGQKNLNLSFKFDTKPFGKLSFNITDQVNAHKVERALKIPRIIDADYGEEAMTQRQEFVKSFTGTTPANISNPIKDTSVYQGNIEHLTGFAKIPMGIAGPIKVNGEHAQGDFLIPLATTEGTLVASYNKGIKLVNEVGGVNCRVIQDSMQRAPVFIFDSLVKAVDFGKWIKTVTQDLKTQAELGSNHLKYDHVEVYHAGNNVFLRFNFFTGDAAGQNMVNKATFQICQWILETYEGIQHFFLESNMASDKKHSFINSLNSRGKRVIAEVTFPEELLVKNFGVDAHQLQRHLGVANLGGMMAGVNNNGLHTANALAAMFIAFGQDVANLAESTAGFLHTEVLADGSLYGTVTLPSLIVGTVGGGTALPTQKDCLEMVDCYGAGKAKKLAEIMAGVVLAGEISLGAAISSLDWVAAHEDLGRNAIP encoded by the coding sequence ATGAATTTTATACCCAAATCATTACTTAAGAAACTCTATACCAGAGGAAGTCTGACAAAGGCAGATGAAGGTTTTGTTTTTAACATTAAGAATAGGCTGATCGATGTCCACTTAGAAGGCTTGAGTCAATTAGCTGTAGAAGGAACGGAGATCCAGAAAGATCAAATTTTCGCCGATTTAGGAGATGGAAAGTGGCTTTCGGTAGAAGAAATTAATCAACAAAACGGCTTTGGGTTGAAGTTGGGCAAAAGCTTTAATGTATTAGTCGCATCGCAACTAAATGGTCAGAAAAACCTGAACTTGTCATTTAAGTTTGACACGAAACCTTTCGGAAAGTTAAGCTTTAACATCACCGATCAGGTTAACGCCCATAAAGTAGAACGGGCACTAAAAATCCCGAGGATTATCGATGCCGACTACGGTGAAGAAGCCATGACCCAGCGTCAGGAATTTGTAAAATCCTTTACAGGAACAACTCCGGCTAATATTAGCAACCCGATTAAAGATACTTCAGTTTATCAAGGAAATATTGAGCACCTAACTGGTTTTGCTAAAATCCCAATGGGAATAGCAGGGCCTATTAAAGTAAATGGCGAACATGCCCAAGGTGACTTTTTAATTCCGCTAGCCACAACAGAAGGTACGCTTGTGGCCTCTTACAATAAAGGCATCAAACTCGTTAACGAAGTAGGGGGTGTAAACTGTAGGGTAATTCAAGATAGCATGCAGCGTGCGCCTGTCTTTATATTTGATTCACTGGTAAAAGCCGTTGATTTTGGTAAGTGGATAAAAACTGTCACACAAGACTTAAAAACTCAAGCTGAATTAGGCTCAAACCATCTGAAATATGATCATGTCGAAGTCTATCATGCGGGGAATAATGTCTTTCTGCGCTTTAACTTCTTTACAGGAGATGCTGCGGGCCAAAACATGGTGAATAAGGCTACATTTCAAATCTGCCAATGGATACTAGAAACCTATGAAGGTATTCAGCATTTTTTCCTTGAATCAAATATGGCCAGCGATAAGAAGCACTCCTTTATCAACTCCCTAAACTCTAGAGGTAAAAGAGTGATCGCAGAAGTTACTTTTCCAGAAGAGCTTTTAGTGAAAAACTTTGGCGTAGATGCGCATCAGTTACAGCGACACTTAGGGGTGGCTAATCTGGGAGGTATGATGGCTGGCGTTAACAACAATGGCTTACATACTGCCAATGCGTTGGCCGCAATGTTTATCGCTTTTGGACAAGACGTAGCCAACTTGGCCGAAAGTACTGCTGGATTTTTGCACACTGAAGTTCTAGCCGATGGGAGCCTTTATGGGACGGTTACCTTACCTTCGCTAATTGTCGGTACTGTAGGTGGTGGAACAGCACTGCCAACCCAAAAAGACTGTTTGGAAATGGTAGATTGCTATGGTGCTGGCAAGGCCAAGAAGTTGGCTGAAATAATGGCAGGGGTTGTGCTAGCAGGAGAGATATCCCTCGGTGCTGCTATTTCATCCTTAGATTGGGTAGCCGCGCATGAAGATCTAGGTAGAAACGCTATTCCGTAA
- the serS gene encoding serine--tRNA ligase, giving the protein MLQVANIIAEKDRFVKGLQKRHINNAEELLNEVIALDEERKKTQHQLDSNLAEANGLSKQIGGLMKAGKREEAEEVKAKSAELKTISKDLGDHLNGIQEKLKQALYNIPNIPHDSVPVGKSDEDNEEVSRSGDIPELHDKAKPHWDLIKDYDIIDFDLGIKITGAGFPVYKDKGARLQRALINFFLDEASSVGYSEVQPPIVVNEASGYGTGQLPDKEGQMYHIASENMYLIPTAEVPITNLYRNVILDEKDLPVKHVGFTPCFRREAGSWGAHVRGLNRLHQFDKVEIVQVRKPEESYDALKEMCDHVEGILKKLELPYRILRLCSGDLGFTSVLTFDFEVYSAAQEKWLEVSSVSNFETFQANRLKLRYKDENKKSTLLHTLNGSALALPRIMAAILENNQTAEGINIPKALVPYTGFDLID; this is encoded by the coding sequence ATGCTTCAAGTAGCCAACATTATCGCAGAAAAAGATCGTTTTGTCAAAGGACTTCAAAAGCGCCACATTAATAATGCCGAGGAGCTCCTGAACGAGGTGATTGCTTTAGACGAGGAAAGAAAAAAGACTCAACACCAATTGGATTCCAACCTGGCCGAGGCCAATGGACTATCCAAGCAGATTGGTGGATTGATGAAAGCTGGAAAGCGCGAAGAGGCAGAAGAAGTAAAAGCCAAAAGTGCCGAACTGAAAACAATCAGCAAAGATCTAGGTGACCACCTAAATGGGATTCAAGAAAAGCTCAAGCAAGCGCTCTATAACATTCCTAACATTCCGCATGATTCTGTACCTGTTGGTAAATCAGATGAAGATAATGAGGAGGTTTCGCGTTCTGGGGATATCCCCGAATTACACGATAAAGCCAAACCGCACTGGGATTTAATCAAGGATTATGACATTATTGACTTTGACCTTGGTATAAAAATTACGGGTGCGGGGTTTCCTGTATATAAAGATAAAGGTGCGCGACTACAGCGTGCTCTGATTAACTTCTTCTTAGATGAAGCTTCTAGTGTAGGTTATTCAGAAGTACAGCCACCGATAGTTGTAAATGAGGCGTCTGGATATGGTACTGGCCAGTTACCTGACAAGGAAGGTCAGATGTATCACATCGCTTCAGAAAATATGTACTTGATTCCGACGGCCGAAGTACCGATCACTAATCTTTACAGAAACGTTATCCTTGACGAAAAAGACTTACCTGTGAAGCATGTTGGCTTTACTCCTTGCTTCCGTCGTGAAGCGGGTAGTTGGGGAGCTCATGTTCGAGGCCTCAATAGGCTTCATCAATTCGATAAGGTTGAGATCGTACAGGTGAGAAAACCTGAAGAATCTTACGATGCCCTGAAAGAAATGTGTGACCATGTAGAAGGTATTCTAAAGAAGTTAGAGCTTCCTTATAGGATATTAAGGCTTTGTAGCGGAGACCTTGGTTTTACATCTGTATTGACTTTTGATTTCGAGGTTTATTCTGCCGCTCAAGAAAAGTGGTTGGAAGTAAGCTCAGTTTCAAATTTTGAAACATTTCAAGCCAACCGCCTCAAATTGAGATATAAGGACGAGAACAAGAAATCTACTTTGCTACATACCTTAAATGGTAGTGCGCTAGCATTGCCTAGAATAATGGCGGCAATTCTTGAAAACAACCAAACGGCTGAAGGTATTAACATTCCGAAAGCTCTTGTGCCATATACTGGTTTTGACTTAATAGACTAG
- a CDS encoding TIGR04283 family arsenosugar biosynthesis glycosyltransferase, protein MSTVSIIIPTYNEASCIEATLEHLKELDPAPFEVIVVDGGSSDHTKSIVEAKQYTVIDSPTLGRAAQMDLGVNKASGEILCFLHADTFPPTDLVKTVSETLNDGVVLAGFRSIMKGTCNQRVTTFHNRIKTYYAPFIYNPYRATFKGLRLLFGDQLMFCKKADYERSGGFNTDMQIMEEADLCIKMNRIGRIKQIDQKVYSSDRRVAKWGVFKSNIIFISIATLWALGVSNKKLARIYTHIR, encoded by the coding sequence ATGTCTACAGTCTCCATCATCATACCCACATATAATGAGGCGTCATGTATTGAGGCAACCTTGGAGCATCTTAAAGAACTTGACCCAGCACCTTTTGAAGTAATCGTTGTAGATGGTGGAAGTTCTGATCATACCAAATCAATCGTTGAAGCAAAACAGTATACGGTTATCGACTCTCCGACACTTGGGCGTGCCGCTCAAATGGATTTAGGAGTAAATAAAGCTTCAGGAGAAATTTTATGTTTTTTACATGCCGATACTTTTCCGCCAACCGATCTGGTAAAAACTGTCAGTGAAACCCTAAATGATGGCGTTGTTTTAGCGGGTTTTAGAAGCATAATGAAAGGAACATGCAACCAGCGTGTCACCACCTTCCATAATCGGATTAAAACCTATTACGCTCCTTTTATTTATAACCCCTATAGGGCGACATTTAAAGGTTTAAGACTGCTTTTTGGAGACCAACTAATGTTTTGTAAAAAGGCCGATTATGAGCGTTCTGGAGGCTTTAATACCGATATGCAGATAATGGAGGAGGCTGACTTGTGTATCAAAATGAATCGCATTGGCAGAATCAAGCAAATTGATCAGAAGGTATATTCTTCGGATAGAAGAGTAGCCAAATGGGGTGTTTTTAAGTCGAACATAATATTCATATCAATCGCTACACTCTGGGCACTTGGTGTTTCTAACAAGAAATTAGCACGGATTTATACGCATATCCGCTAG
- a CDS encoding outer membrane beta-barrel protein → MDKSKPQGGDPLDQLAREAAEGAQFEFNPAAWNAMEAKLAPPKRVVPWWKIGGGLGAIALIIFLVFRPTGESRDVLNENGATEKNSQKIEDSRAADPKTDNKSEAIQGTNDNQAPTDQVAGTTSEQSDDNGTADENTQQGEANRNKTIQIDEKAAKPLDIDIAPNKVDDKSVTSSDNQTSKNNAAGEENGNVQEQIETNSATNSNNVTSKNSEKEGVNPPTEVNYYDLAQPNAVNDSIVKREADLDGVSFETITPEWFPPKYLFDQSIKPMTLDSGNFKTPEVDSMQLKKWSFGVMVSLDLSATGLDGFTKPGNMFGLVAEYRFADNWTIQSGLTYAVKRYSALGSEYNTSSWPGGRSDNLVRAEALCFVIDIPINLRRYFQLKNGNQWYVGGGLSTYLMLREDYDYEYTRPSPNWAPTSQVKGENNHLLGIANFSVGYETGISKKFKLGIEPFMKLPLTGIGQGEVKFLSFGTNLVIKLK, encoded by the coding sequence ATGGATAAGTCTAAGCCACAAGGAGGGGATCCGTTGGATCAATTAGCAAGAGAGGCGGCTGAAGGAGCTCAATTTGAGTTTAACCCAGCGGCTTGGAATGCTATGGAGGCTAAATTAGCCCCGCCAAAGCGTGTTGTGCCATGGTGGAAAATCGGTGGAGGACTAGGCGCTATCGCTCTGATAATCTTCTTAGTTTTTAGACCTACTGGAGAGTCAAGAGATGTGCTGAATGAAAACGGTGCCACCGAAAAGAATAGCCAAAAAATTGAAGACTCAAGAGCTGCCGATCCAAAAACGGATAATAAGTCTGAAGCAATACAGGGTACCAATGACAATCAAGCACCTACTGATCAAGTAGCAGGTACGACGTCGGAACAATCTGATGACAATGGAACAGCGGATGAAAACACTCAGCAAGGTGAGGCTAACAGAAATAAGACCATCCAAATAGATGAGAAAGCAGCTAAGCCGTTAGACATTGATATTGCTCCTAATAAGGTGGATGATAAAAGTGTAACCAGCAGTGACAATCAGACTTCGAAAAACAATGCAGCTGGTGAGGAGAATGGAAATGTACAAGAACAAATTGAGACGAATAGCGCTACAAACAGCAATAATGTAACGTCCAAGAATTCCGAAAAGGAAGGAGTTAATCCACCAACTGAAGTAAACTATTATGACCTAGCGCAGCCTAATGCTGTCAATGATAGTATTGTTAAGCGAGAGGCCGACTTAGACGGAGTTAGTTTCGAAACCATTACACCTGAGTGGTTCCCGCCAAAGTATCTATTCGATCAGTCAATAAAGCCCATGACTTTAGATTCTGGGAACTTCAAAACGCCCGAGGTTGATAGCATGCAATTAAAAAAGTGGTCGTTCGGTGTAATGGTTTCTTTAGACTTAAGTGCTACAGGGCTAGATGGATTTACCAAACCAGGAAATATGTTTGGTTTAGTAGCAGAATATCGGTTTGCAGATAATTGGACTATACAATCTGGGTTGACATATGCTGTAAAACGATATAGCGCACTGGGCTCAGAATATAATACCTCTTCATGGCCTGGCGGCAGATCCGATAACTTGGTTCGTGCAGAAGCGCTCTGTTTTGTCATCGATATTCCGATTAATCTAAGAAGGTATTTCCAATTGAAAAATGGTAACCAATGGTATGTCGGAGGAGGTTTATCTACCTATTTAATGCTAAGAGAAGACTATGACTACGAGTATACCAGACCAAGTCCAAATTGGGCACCAACAAGTCAAGTCAAAGGTGAAAATAACCACCTCTTAGGTATTGCTAATTTTAGCGTTGGATATGAGACAGGAATCAGTAAAAAATTCAAACTAGGTATAGAACCATTTATGAAGTTACCGCTGACTGGCATTGGTCAAGGTGAAGTAAAGTTCTTAAGCTTTGGTACCAACTTAGTGATAAAATTAAAATAG
- the rho gene encoding transcription termination factor Rho: MYIIDELKLMLLSELKEIAEKMGVKNFKKLNKQDLIYAILDQQAITPEDKLPAKKDDKKAEASTEEGSDEGAKPKANKSKEDRPKRRPKRENVAEAAAESGEGKDTEEKKARPERKDSKAKKESNGEGNGKPEREGNDERKERDERRNKRQQYNQNIKDFDGLIENEGVLEMMQDGYGFLRSSDYNYLASPDDIYVSPSQIKLFGLKTGDTVKGQIRPPKEGEKYFALLRVESVNGKTTEEIRDRVPFEYLTPLFPEELIKLSTKPSQMSTRILDMFAPIGKGQRGMIVAQPKTGKTVLLKEIANAIAENHPECYLIILLIDERPEEVTDMARSVKAEVISSTFDEQADRHVKVSNIVLEKAKRMVECGHDVVILLDSITRLARAYNTVVPSSGKILSGGVDANALHKPKRFFGAARNVENGGSLSIIATALIETGSKMDEVIFEEFKGTGNMELQLDRKLSNKRVYPAIDVPASGTRREDLLMSKEELQRVWILRKFMSDMNSVEAMEFLLDRMKGTRNNDEFLVSMNG; encoded by the coding sequence ATGTACATCATTGACGAATTAAAGCTTATGCTGCTTTCCGAACTAAAGGAAATCGCTGAGAAAATGGGGGTTAAAAACTTCAAAAAGCTGAACAAGCAAGACTTGATCTATGCTATCCTCGATCAGCAAGCCATTACCCCAGAAGATAAACTCCCTGCTAAAAAAGACGATAAAAAAGCAGAAGCATCTACTGAGGAAGGAAGTGACGAAGGCGCAAAACCAAAAGCTAACAAGAGCAAAGAAGACCGTCCAAAAAGAAGACCTAAGCGAGAAAATGTAGCCGAAGCAGCTGCTGAATCTGGCGAAGGCAAAGACACTGAGGAGAAGAAGGCGAGGCCTGAAAGAAAAGACAGTAAAGCCAAGAAGGAGTCGAACGGAGAAGGTAACGGTAAACCTGAAAGAGAAGGCAACGACGAACGCAAGGAAAGAGACGAAAGAAGAAATAAGCGTCAGCAATACAATCAGAACATCAAAGATTTTGACGGGCTTATCGAGAATGAGGGCGTACTAGAAATGATGCAGGATGGCTACGGCTTCTTGAGATCTTCTGACTACAACTACTTAGCGAGTCCTGACGATATTTATGTTTCTCCATCGCAGATCAAACTATTTGGCTTAAAGACGGGTGACACTGTAAAAGGTCAGATTAGACCTCCAAAAGAAGGAGAAAAGTATTTTGCGCTACTCAGAGTGGAATCGGTAAACGGTAAAACAACTGAGGAGATTAGAGATAGAGTTCCTTTTGAATATTTGACGCCACTTTTCCCTGAAGAGTTGATCAAGTTAAGTACCAAGCCTAGCCAAATGTCTACCAGAATTTTAGACATGTTTGCACCAATAGGTAAAGGGCAAAGAGGAATGATCGTAGCGCAGCCAAAAACGGGTAAAACTGTGCTCCTTAAAGAGATTGCAAATGCAATTGCTGAAAATCACCCTGAATGTTATTTGATCATATTATTGATCGATGAAAGACCTGAAGAGGTGACAGATATGGCGAGAAGCGTAAAGGCAGAGGTGATATCATCTACATTCGATGAGCAAGCTGATCGCCACGTAAAGGTTTCAAACATTGTACTTGAGAAAGCAAAGAGAATGGTAGAGTGTGGTCACGATGTTGTGATCTTACTCGATTCTATCACACGATTGGCAAGAGCTTATAATACAGTTGTTCCTTCGTCTGGAAAAATTCTTTCTGGTGGTGTAGATGCTAATGCACTTCATAAACCAAAGCGTTTCTTCGGAGCTGCACGTAACGTTGAGAACGGTGGTTCGCTATCAATCATCGCTACGGCCTTGATCGAAACTGGATCGAAGATGGACGAAGTAATCTTTGAGGAATTCAAAGGAACAGGTAACATGGAATTACAATTGGATAGAAAACTATCTAATAAGCGTGTTTACCCTGCTATTGACGTTCCAGCTTCTGGTACCAGAAGAGAAGATCTACTGATGAGCAAAGAAGAGTTACAGCGTGTATGGATACTCCGTAAGTTTATGAGTGATATGAACTCAGTAGAAGCCATGGAGTTCTTACTAGATAGAATGAAAGGTACTAGGAACAACGATGAGTTCTTGGTGTCTATGAACGGATAA
- a CDS encoding HAD-IIA family hydrolase produces MAKGFLIDQDGVIYVEDQIIPGADIFIKNLQKENIPFTFMTNNSQRSPLDAVRKLAKMGIDVGEENVYTSAMATAHFMSQQYPKGTAYVLGEGGLISSLHENGFTLVQNDPDFVVVGEGINFTLEMVKKAINFILSGAKFIATNLDPSPRKLGWNNLGIAAVVSMIESATGKRAFSVGKPSPVMMRLARKHIGLATDEVTVIGDTLATDIQGGVQVGYNTILTLSGMSKKEQLNDFPFKPDMVIDSIADLELPLPWW; encoded by the coding sequence ATGGCTAAAGGATTTCTAATAGATCAAGACGGAGTAATTTATGTGGAAGACCAGATAATACCTGGTGCAGACATTTTCATTAAGAACCTTCAAAAAGAGAATATACCCTTCACATTTATGACCAATAATAGCCAGCGATCCCCACTGGATGCTGTTCGGAAGTTGGCAAAAATGGGCATCGATGTGGGAGAAGAAAATGTCTATACATCGGCTATGGCTACCGCGCACTTTATGAGTCAGCAGTATCCGAAAGGAACGGCATACGTTTTAGGCGAAGGCGGGTTGATCTCAAGCTTACATGAAAATGGATTTACGCTCGTTCAAAATGACCCTGATTTTGTAGTAGTGGGAGAAGGGATCAATTTCACCCTAGAAATGGTAAAAAAGGCGATCAATTTCATTTTGTCAGGTGCCAAGTTTATAGCCACTAACCTCGACCCCTCACCAAGAAAATTAGGCTGGAATAACCTAGGAATAGCAGCAGTGGTTTCTATGATTGAATCAGCCACAGGCAAAAGAGCATTCTCAGTCGGAAAACCCAGTCCGGTAATGATGAGGCTGGCGAGAAAACATATTGGCTTGGCCACCGATGAAGTGACAGTAATCGGAGATACCCTAGCCACAGATATCCAAGGAGGGGTTCAAGTTGGGTACAATACTATCTTGACGCTCTCCGGAATGTCTAAGAAAGAACAACTGAATGATTTTCCGTTTAAACCGGATATGGTTATCGATTCGATCGCTGACTTAGAATTACCACTGCCCTGGTGGTAA
- a CDS encoding Gfo/Idh/MocA family protein has translation MNWGFIGFGRIARKFLESLASVDGETPYAFASRSNAVALQEEFPEVKIYDSYESLLADDQVDIVYISTTHNFHCENTIAALNAGKHVLCEKPMGISTQEVKLMIDAAKSSGKFLMEAMWMRFLPAYREAISLVKAGEIGKVNYITANFGFRSEDKLSKDGRLLNPDLAGGALYDVGVYPLTIVSDLFGWQPKHFSAHAVKSDTGVDETIQVQLDFGKDKLAQVLGSVTFHTNKEACIYGDKGFIRLPMFWKATTYEIVKGDDIRIVEKPYKSTGYAHEIEEVVKCIKEGNVESSLFSLNDSLMSAQLVEDILSTIFKEG, from the coding sequence ATGAACTGGGGATTTATAGGTTTTGGCCGAATTGCGAGAAAGTTTTTAGAAAGTTTAGCGTCTGTTGACGGGGAAACACCCTATGCATTTGCTTCTAGGTCGAATGCCGTCGCTTTACAAGAAGAGTTTCCTGAAGTAAAGATTTATGATTCTTATGAGTCGCTACTTGCTGATGATCAAGTGGATATCGTCTACATCAGTACTACACATAATTTTCATTGTGAAAACACCATTGCGGCATTAAATGCAGGCAAACATGTGCTTTGCGAAAAGCCGATGGGCATCAGCACTCAAGAAGTGAAGCTGATGATTGACGCGGCTAAGTCCTCTGGTAAATTCTTGATGGAAGCCATGTGGATGAGGTTTTTACCCGCCTATCGAGAAGCGATTTCATTGGTTAAAGCAGGTGAAATTGGAAAGGTAAATTATATCACTGCAAACTTTGGTTTTAGATCCGAGGATAAACTTTCAAAGGATGGTCGCTTATTAAATCCGGACCTGGCTGGTGGCGCACTTTATGATGTGGGCGTTTATCCGCTCACCATTGTTTCAGATCTATTTGGTTGGCAACCAAAACACTTTTCAGCTCACGCCGTCAAGTCAGATACTGGGGTTGATGAAACCATACAGGTACAGCTTGATTTTGGCAAGGATAAGTTAGCCCAAGTGTTAGGCAGTGTGACATTCCATACCAATAAGGAAGCTTGTATTTATGGCGATAAAGGATTCATACGATTGCCTATGTTTTGGAAAGCTACCACTTATGAAATCGTAAAAGGTGACGATATTAGGATAGTAGAGAAACCCTATAAAAGTACGGGGTATGCCCATGAAATAGAGGAAGTGGTAAAATGTATAAAAGAGGGAAATGTAGAATCTTCATTGTTCAGTCTTAACGATAGCTTAATGAGTGCGCAATTGGTTGAAGATATTCTTTCCACCATCTTCAAAGAAGGATAA
- a CDS encoding GNAT family N-acetyltransferase yields MLIRKGTPEDLTQVFDLVMELAIYEKAPHEVENSVAQMLEDGFGEKPIFEFFVAELDGKIAGTAIYYYRYSTWKGKALYLEDLVVSEPARGKGLGKKLLDAIVLEAREVNAKQVRWQVLDWNEPAINFYKKLGADLDPEWINCTLTEAQIKNY; encoded by the coding sequence ATGTTAATCAGAAAAGGAACCCCGGAAGACCTTACACAAGTGTTTGACCTTGTCATGGAATTAGCCATCTATGAAAAAGCGCCTCATGAAGTAGAAAACTCTGTAGCACAAATGCTTGAAGATGGCTTTGGAGAAAAACCAATTTTCGAATTTTTCGTCGCCGAACTGGATGGAAAAATTGCTGGAACCGCTATCTATTATTATCGCTATTCCACTTGGAAAGGTAAAGCCCTTTATCTCGAGGATCTCGTTGTTAGTGAACCTGCTCGTGGCAAAGGTTTGGGTAAAAAATTGTTGGATGCCATTGTCCTAGAAGCTCGAGAAGTAAATGCCAAGCAAGTGCGTTGGCAGGTACTTGATTGGAATGAACCTGCCATTAACTTCTACAAGAAACTTGGAGCGGATCTAGACCCAGAATGGATCAATTGTACTCTTACCGAAGCTCAAATAAAAAATTACTAA
- a CDS encoding RNA polymerase sigma factor, producing the protein MRLLKWATIDQDRKILEAIINGCKENDRQSQQELYRNFYSYGMSICLRYTGSEADAVEVLNDGFLKIFKNIKKFDIEKSFKPWLRRILVNTCIDHIKKNAKHNHLVDITEAAVESTQQEAPDHDLSYQEILTKIGELSPAYRAVFNLYVIDGFKHHEIAEQLGITTSTSKANLTRAKAALRAMLGKEEYQYG; encoded by the coding sequence TTGAGACTATTAAAGTGGGCTACAATCGACCAAGATCGAAAAATATTGGAAGCAATCATCAACGGCTGCAAAGAGAATGATAGGCAAAGCCAGCAGGAATTGTATCGCAATTTCTATAGCTATGGTATGTCTATTTGTCTGCGCTATACAGGTTCGGAAGCGGACGCTGTAGAAGTCCTAAATGACGGCTTTCTAAAGATATTTAAGAACATTAAAAAGTTCGATATCGAAAAATCGTTCAAACCTTGGTTAAGGAGAATACTTGTAAATACATGTATTGACCACATAAAGAAAAACGCAAAGCATAATCATTTAGTAGATATTACTGAAGCAGCAGTGGAAAGCACGCAACAGGAAGCCCCTGATCACGACCTTTCTTATCAAGAGATATTGACCAAAATTGGTGAGTTATCCCCTGCGTATAGAGCTGTGTTTAACCTTTATGTAATTGATGGTTTTAAACACCATGAAATTGCTGAACAACTAGGTATTACAACTAGTACTTCAAAAGCAAATTTGACGAGAGCAAAAGCGGCGCTAAGAGCAATGCTTGGGAAGGAGGAGTACCAATATGGATAA
- a CDS encoding porin family protein produces the protein MKLKTIFFCCLLTLTSIQGFGQEFYTGLRIGYGLAGVQSDGNPQFDLSRRPSTNIALVLNNRFKKSAFGFSIEPGYHLKGTRVDDRELDYRFNFLSTPILLDIYPTEKVKISVGPEFSYLMSAKNRFNDTTKVDLTGTYTRKWEVAGTIGISFALDYFVDFGLRYTAGLTDMVALDPALDTRNLRNQSFQFFFLFKIAN, from the coding sequence ATGAAACTCAAAACAATATTTTTTTGCTGTCTCCTTACTTTAACCTCTATTCAGGGATTTGGTCAAGAATTTTATACTGGACTTAGAATTGGATATGGTTTAGCAGGTGTTCAGTCAGATGGAAACCCTCAATTCGATTTATCTAGAAGGCCTTCTACGAATATTGCACTTGTGCTAAATAATAGATTTAAAAAATCAGCCTTTGGATTTTCAATAGAGCCAGGCTATCACTTAAAAGGCACTAGAGTAGATGATAGAGAACTAGACTACCGGTTCAATTTTCTAAGCACGCCTATACTTTTAGACATTTATCCTACCGAAAAAGTTAAGATTAGCGTTGGCCCAGAGTTTTCATATCTCATGAGTGCCAAAAATAGGTTTAACGATACTACTAAAGTTGATTTAACAGGAACATACACTAGAAAGTGGGAAGTTGCTGGGACTATAGGGATCAGTTTTGCACTAGATTATTTCGTGGACTTTGGACTTCGGTATACAGCGGGCCTGACAGATATGGTAGCATTAGACCCAGCGCTAGACACCAGAAACCTACGAAACCAAAGCTTCCAATTCTTCTTCTTATTCAAGATCGCCAATTGA
- a CDS encoding DUF4286 family protein: protein MILYNVTVAVDKKVENEWIAWMKKTHIREVMETNQFEDYKFFKVLNTEDPEASSYSVQYFAAEMKNIQMYMAAFAPELQQKALLAWPNKIAAFRTLLETV, encoded by the coding sequence ATGATCTTGTATAATGTAACTGTTGCGGTAGATAAAAAGGTAGAAAATGAGTGGATTGCCTGGATGAAGAAGACTCATATCCGTGAAGTCATGGAAACCAATCAGTTTGAAGACTATAAATTCTTCAAGGTCTTGAATACTGAAGACCCAGAGGCGTCTTCTTATAGTGTGCAATATTTCGCGGCTGAAATGAAAAATATTCAAATGTATATGGCCGCTTTTGCACCAGAACTCCAGCAAAAAGCACTTTTGGCTTGGCCAAATAAGATCGCTGCGTTTAGAACACTGCTAGAAACGGTTTAG